Proteins encoded together in one Salarchaeum sp. JOR-1 window:
- the cofG gene encoding 7,8-didemethyl-8-hydroxy-5-deazariboflavin synthase subunit CofG produces MIPGADEYDISLSVAESDIDAALAVTPDGVESASELTFARNVFLPLTTACRYTCTYCTYYDPPGQADLMRPDDVREAVRRGADAGCTEALFTFGDDPDDRYTDVHDQLDEWGFDSIHDYLRRACEIALDEGLLPHANPGDQTREQMELVADVNASMGVMLETTADVQAHGGPRAKVPGQRLNTLRNAGELGIPFTTGILVGIGEDWRDRAESLLAIRELHERYGHIQEVIVQPVSNNERWRGGSPGVEALRRAVAMARAVLPESVSVQVPPNLAPVREVLDCGIDDLGGVSPVTDDYINPDYEWPAVRELQAIADDAGVPLRERLPVYEHYLDDDWVSDRIHAALDADDAAGERYRAVLD; encoded by the coding sequence ATGATTCCGGGCGCCGACGAGTACGACATCTCGCTCTCCGTCGCCGAGAGCGACATCGACGCCGCGCTCGCCGTCACGCCCGACGGCGTCGAGTCCGCGAGCGAGCTCACGTTCGCTCGGAACGTCTTCCTCCCGCTCACGACCGCCTGCCGGTACACCTGCACGTACTGCACGTACTACGACCCGCCCGGCCAGGCCGACCTGATGCGTCCCGACGACGTGCGGGAGGCGGTGCGCCGCGGCGCGGACGCGGGCTGCACGGAGGCCCTGTTCACGTTCGGGGACGACCCGGACGACCGCTACACTGACGTACACGACCAGCTCGACGAGTGGGGGTTCGACTCCATCCACGACTACCTCCGGCGCGCCTGCGAAATCGCGCTCGACGAGGGGCTTCTTCCGCACGCGAATCCCGGCGACCAGACGCGAGAACAGATGGAACTCGTCGCGGACGTGAACGCCTCGATGGGCGTGATGCTCGAAACCACCGCGGACGTGCAGGCCCACGGCGGCCCGCGCGCGAAGGTTCCCGGACAGCGATTGAACACGCTCCGGAACGCGGGCGAGCTCGGAATTCCGTTCACCACCGGTATCCTCGTCGGCATCGGCGAGGACTGGCGCGACCGCGCGGAGTCCCTGCTCGCTATCCGCGAACTCCACGAGCGCTACGGCCACATCCAGGAGGTCATCGTCCAGCCAGTGTCGAACAACGAGCGCTGGCGGGGCGGGTCGCCGGGCGTCGAGGCGCTGCGGCGCGCGGTCGCGATGGCGCGCGCGGTGCTCCCGGAGTCGGTGAGCGTGCAGGTGCCGCCGAACCTCGCGCCAGTCCGTGAGGTGCTCGACTGCGGCATCGACGACCTCGGGGGCGTGTCGCCGGTGACGGACGACTACATCAACCCCGACTACGAGTGGCCGGCGGTCAGAGAGCTCCAGGCCATCGCGGACGACGCCGGCGTCCCGCTCCGCGAACGCCTCCCGGTCTACGAACACTACCTCGACGACGACTGGGTGTCCGACCGCATCCACGCTGCTCTCGACGCCGACGATGCCGCGGGCGAGCGCTACCGCGCCGTGCTCGATTAA
- a CDS encoding metal-dependent hydrolase, protein MATTHAALGVLPALVVLRFDPALAVTSAYAGYAGGVFPDLDLYLEHRKTLHHPELYPALALLATLVALAYPTPVSVAVACFLVSAALHCLTEVLGGGLGRKPWLRDDHRGVYSHLGQRWLPPRRVIPYDGSPRDLALCVIVTVPLLVVFDVRVRWLLLGGLGISVLYTVFRKRLAGWV, encoded by the coding sequence ATGGCGACCACGCACGCCGCCCTCGGCGTGCTCCCCGCGCTCGTCGTCCTGCGGTTCGACCCGGCGCTCGCCGTCACCAGCGCGTACGCGGGGTACGCGGGCGGCGTGTTCCCCGACCTCGACCTCTACCTGGAGCACAGGAAAACGCTCCACCATCCCGAACTCTACCCCGCGCTCGCCCTCCTCGCGACCCTCGTCGCGCTCGCGTACCCGACGCCGGTGAGCGTCGCCGTCGCGTGCTTCCTCGTCTCGGCCGCGCTCCACTGCCTCACCGAAGTGCTCGGCGGCGGCCTCGGCCGGAAACCCTGGCTACGCGACGACCACCGCGGCGTCTACTCCCACCTCGGCCAGCGCTGGCTCCCGCCGCGCCGCGTCATCCCCTACGACGGAAGCCCGCGCGACCTCGCGCTCTGCGTCATCGTCACCGTCCCGCTCCTCGTGGTTTTCGACGTGCGAGTGCGGTGGCTGTTGCTCGGCGGACTCGGTATCTCCGTGCTGTACACGGTGTTCAGGAAACGCCTCGCCGGCTGGGTTTAA
- the cofH gene encoding 7,8-didemethyl-8-hydroxy-5-deazariboflavin synthase subunit CofH: MSRAASLSADEFDYEFVPETDQSFENALANARDGRRLSVADGVELITTGTDTAGIDPERKELVLEAADRRRAEVVGEEVTFVANVNNNVTTACNTGCLFCNFKDTAHQFETEHDAEHAGFTKTLGESRDIVADAVERGVYEVTSVSGLHPGLALNDDHHELLDPDDPELNYKPPGAYDTPPATYEEYIRGMAETGAHVHSMTPEEVEHAQRGADWDYEHVYRELHDAGLDTVPGTAAEILVDEVRDVICPGKIDTGEWVASMEAAAEVGLPMTATIMYGHVENAMHRVKHLEVVRDLQDRTGNITEFVPLSFVHQNTPLHEHGVVETGASKEEDELMIAVSRLFLDNVAHVQSSWVKYGDEHGMKLLNCGADDFMGTILSEEITKRAGGEYGEFRSFDDYVEMIAAIGRVPVERSTDYTERRRVTGDGPHGPTLGPEADGTPLL; encoded by the coding sequence ATGTCGCGCGCCGCCTCGCTCTCGGCGGACGAGTTCGACTACGAGTTCGTCCCCGAGACCGACCAGTCCTTCGAGAACGCCCTCGCGAACGCCCGCGACGGCCGCCGCCTCTCGGTCGCGGACGGCGTCGAACTCATCACCACGGGCACCGACACGGCCGGCATCGATCCCGAGCGCAAGGAGCTCGTGCTGGAGGCCGCAGACCGCCGGCGCGCCGAGGTCGTCGGCGAGGAGGTGACGTTCGTCGCGAACGTCAACAACAACGTCACCACCGCCTGCAACACCGGCTGTCTGTTCTGCAACTTCAAGGACACCGCCCACCAGTTCGAGACCGAGCACGACGCCGAGCACGCGGGGTTCACCAAGACTCTCGGAGAGTCACGGGACATCGTCGCGGACGCGGTCGAGCGCGGCGTGTACGAGGTGACCTCCGTGTCCGGCCTCCATCCCGGTCTCGCGCTGAACGACGACCACCACGAACTCCTCGACCCGGACGACCCCGAACTCAACTACAAGCCCCCAGGAGCGTACGACACGCCGCCCGCGACCTACGAGGAGTACATCCGGGGGATGGCGGAGACGGGCGCGCACGTCCACTCGATGACGCCCGAGGAGGTCGAGCACGCCCAGCGCGGCGCGGACTGGGACTACGAACACGTCTACCGCGAACTCCACGACGCCGGACTGGACACCGTCCCCGGAACCGCCGCCGAAATCCTCGTGGACGAGGTGCGAGACGTCATCTGCCCCGGAAAAATCGACACCGGCGAGTGGGTCGCGTCGATGGAGGCCGCCGCCGAAGTCGGGCTGCCGATGACCGCGACCATCATGTACGGCCACGTCGAGAACGCGATGCACCGCGTGAAACACCTCGAAGTGGTGCGCGACCTCCAAGACCGGACGGGGAACATCACGGAGTTCGTCCCGCTCTCCTTCGTCCACCAGAACACGCCCCTGCACGAGCACGGCGTCGTCGAGACCGGCGCGAGCAAGGAAGAAGACGAACTGATGATAGCCGTCTCCAGGCTCTTCCTCGACAACGTAGCGCACGTGCAGTCGTCGTGGGTGAAGTACGGCGACGAGCACGGAATGAAGCTCCTGAACTGCGGGGCGGACGACTTCATGGGCACCATCCTCTCCGAGGAGATCACGAAGCGCGCGGGCGGCGAGTACGGCGAGTTCCGGAGCTTCGACGACTACGTCGAGATGATAGCGGCCATCGGTCGCGTGCCCGTCGAGCGCTCCACGGACTACACCGAACGCCGCCGCGTCACGGGCGACGGCCCGCACGGCCCGACACTGGGGCCGGAGGCGGACGGCACGCCGCTCCTCTAG
- a CDS encoding phosphoribosylaminoimidazolesuccinocarboxamide synthase, with amino-acid sequence MTSVKDLHVDRAATADRLGRGRFAFTDDYSVFDWGKMPDEIPGKGASLCAMSAFNFERLEARGIPTHYRGVVADGETVELDALDADADAPAEMAVDLATVPELPHDGRDYDYDAYYAAARDNVLVPLEIVFRNSVPVGSSLRSRATPAECGLDLDSWPDEPVTLPNPVVEFSTKLEEGDRYLDVEEAERIAGPADVNELESVALDVNDLVTERADAVGLTHQDGKIECVLADGEIRVADAVGTLDENRFSYGDQQVSKEVVRQYYKRTQPDWVEDVAAAKARADAEDVADWKQFCERTPNQLPRSVVRATSDLYRAGANAYTDTSFFDAPALDAAVDAVRDL; translated from the coding sequence ATGACGAGCGTCAAGGATCTCCACGTCGACCGCGCCGCCACCGCCGACCGCCTCGGCCGCGGGCGGTTCGCGTTCACGGACGACTACTCCGTCTTCGACTGGGGGAAGATGCCCGACGAGATACCCGGGAAGGGCGCGAGCCTCTGCGCGATGAGCGCGTTCAACTTCGAACGCCTCGAAGCCCGCGGCATCCCGACCCACTACCGGGGCGTCGTCGCCGACGGCGAAACGGTCGAACTGGACGCGCTGGACGCCGACGCGGACGCGCCGGCAGAGATGGCGGTCGACCTCGCGACAGTCCCCGAGTTGCCGCACGACGGCCGCGACTACGACTACGACGCCTACTACGCCGCCGCCCGCGACAACGTCCTCGTCCCCCTCGAAATCGTCTTCCGGAACTCGGTACCCGTCGGGTCGAGTCTGCGGTCGCGCGCGACGCCCGCCGAGTGCGGCCTCGATCTCGATAGCTGGCCGGACGAACCCGTCACCCTCCCGAACCCCGTCGTGGAGTTCTCCACGAAGCTCGAAGAGGGCGACCGCTACCTCGACGTCGAGGAGGCCGAGCGCATCGCCGGGCCCGCGGACGTGAACGAACTCGAATCGGTCGCGCTCGACGTGAACGACCTCGTCACCGAGCGCGCCGACGCCGTCGGCCTCACCCACCAGGACGGCAAAATCGAGTGCGTGCTCGCGGACGGCGAAATCCGGGTCGCGGACGCCGTCGGGACGCTCGACGAAAACAGGTTCTCCTACGGCGACCAGCAGGTGTCGAAGGAGGTCGTCCGCCAGTACTACAAGCGCACCCAGCCGGACTGGGTGGAGGACGTGGCCGCGGCGAAGGCGCGCGCGGACGCGGAGGACGTGGCGGACTGGAAACAGTTCTGCGAACGCACTCCAAATCAGCTCCCGCGCTCGGTGGTTCGCGCGACGAGCGACCTCTACCGGGCGGGCGCGAACGCCTACACCGACACGTCCTTCTTCGACGCGCCCGCGCTCGACGCGGCCGTCGACGCCGTCCGCGACCTCTAA
- a CDS encoding formyltetrahydrofolate deformylase, producing MTEEYTEITVVGDDRTGLVANVTSLLFERGINIEDIDQAVREGVFRMTLRADTREMVCTRETLTDALDDLADDLGVDIRVRFPDARETRGIAVLVTRESHCLEDLLSAAGSGKLDGEIRVVVGNHDDLEPVAESAGVPFHDIGDGSGTPDESELLDILDEYGVDLVVLARYMRILSPDVVFRYEGRIINIHPSLLPAFPGAQAYRQAVEEGVRVAGVTAHYVTTDLDQGPIITQRAFDVPDDATVEDVKARGQPLEADALREAVSLHLNDDVSVHRGRTRIREDADDYQLGLPDPASDANPEMPVDEALDD from the coding sequence GTGACCGAGGAGTACACGGAGATTACGGTCGTCGGCGACGATAGAACCGGACTCGTCGCGAACGTCACCAGCCTGCTGTTCGAGCGCGGAATCAACATCGAGGACATCGACCAGGCCGTGCGGGAGGGCGTGTTCCGGATGACGCTGCGCGCGGACACCCGGGAGATGGTGTGCACGCGCGAGACGCTCACTGACGCGCTCGACGACCTCGCGGACGACCTCGGCGTCGACATCCGGGTGCGGTTCCCGGACGCCCGCGAGACCCGGGGTATCGCGGTGCTCGTTACCCGGGAGTCGCACTGCCTCGAGGACTTGCTGTCCGCCGCGGGATCGGGGAAGCTCGACGGCGAAATCCGGGTCGTCGTCGGGAACCACGACGACCTCGAACCGGTCGCTGAGTCCGCCGGCGTTCCCTTCCACGACATCGGCGACGGGAGCGGGACGCCCGACGAGTCCGAGTTGCTCGACATCCTCGACGAGTACGGCGTCGACCTCGTGGTGCTCGCGCGCTACATGCGCATCCTCAGCCCGGACGTGGTGTTCCGGTACGAGGGCCGCATCATCAACATCCACCCGAGCCTCCTGCCGGCGTTCCCGGGCGCGCAAGCGTACCGGCAGGCCGTCGAGGAGGGCGTCCGGGTGGCGGGCGTGACGGCGCACTACGTGACGACCGACCTCGACCAGGGCCCCATCATCACGCAGCGCGCGTTCGACGTGCCGGACGACGCCACCGTCGAGGACGTGAAGGCGCGCGGCCAGCCCCTGGAGGCGGACGCGCTCCGCGAAGCCGTCTCCCTCCACCTGAACGACGACGTGAGCGTCCACCGCGGCCGCACCCGGATACGGGAGGACGCCGACGACTACCAGCTCGGCCTGCCCGACCCCGCGAGCGACGCGAACCCCGAGATGCCCGTGGACGAGGCGCTCGACGACTAA
- the purS gene encoding phosphoribosylformylglycinamidine synthase subunit PurS: MTAYTATVTVRLKRGVLDPEAETTKRALERLGFDLDGLRSTDRFELDLTAESEDAAAERADEMAERLLANPTIHDYTVEVTERE, translated from the coding sequence ATGACCGCCTACACCGCGACGGTGACCGTCCGCCTCAAGCGCGGCGTCCTCGACCCCGAAGCCGAGACCACCAAGCGCGCGCTCGAACGCCTCGGGTTCGACCTCGACGGCCTCCGGTCGACCGACCGCTTCGAACTCGACCTCACTGCGGAGAGCGAGGACGCCGCCGCCGAGCGCGCGGACGAGATGGCGGAACGCCTCCTCGCCAACCCCACCATCCACGACTACACCGTGGAGGTCACCGAACGCGAATGA
- the purQ gene encoding phosphoribosylformylglycinamidine synthase I gives MTVAIVRFGGSNCDRDALRALHHLDVDAEIVWHEDGLPADTSGVVLPGGFSYGDYLRAGAMAAHSPVMDDVRDLAADGVPVLGVCNGAQIGSESGLAPGAFTTNASARFQCEHVHLRVENADTPWTRAYDEGDVLSIPIAHGEGRFEIADDRLDALEAEDRVLFRYCDEHGNVGTESNPNGSKHGVAGVLGERDTVAVLMPHPERASLPDIGGTDGQGVLRAFD, from the coding sequence GTGACCGTCGCTATCGTCCGCTTCGGCGGGTCGAACTGCGACCGCGACGCCCTGCGCGCGCTCCACCACCTCGACGTGGACGCCGAAATCGTCTGGCACGAGGACGGCCTCCCCGCGGACACGTCCGGCGTCGTGCTCCCCGGCGGGTTCTCGTACGGCGACTACCTCCGCGCCGGCGCGATGGCCGCCCACTCGCCCGTGATGGACGACGTGCGCGACCTCGCCGCCGACGGCGTGCCCGTGCTCGGCGTGTGCAACGGCGCGCAAATCGGGAGCGAGTCCGGCCTCGCGCCCGGCGCGTTCACCACGAACGCGAGCGCGCGCTTCCAGTGCGAACACGTCCACCTCCGCGTCGAGAACGCCGACACCCCGTGGACGCGCGCGTACGACGAGGGCGACGTGCTCTCCATCCCCATCGCGCACGGCGAAGGCCGCTTCGAAATCGCCGACGACCGACTCGACGCCCTCGAAGCCGAAGACAGAGTGCTGTTCCGGTACTGCGACGAACACGGGAACGTCGGTACTGAATCGAACCCGAACGGCTCGAAGCACGGCGTCGCGGGCGTGCTCGGCGAGCGCGACACCGTCGCCGTCCTCATGCCCCATCCCGAGCGCGCCAGCCTCCCCGATATCGGCGGGACGGACGGACAGGGCGTGCTCCGCGCGTTCGACTGA
- a CDS encoding archaeosine biosynthesis radical SAM protein RaSEA encodes MSQPSPEVYESGRGMDAHNKVMRELRGERDETYDPHEPTRVWIDEDNTPSGVYQSLTIILNTGGCRWARAGGCTMCGYVAESVEDGSVEHEALMDQIQVCLDHEAENAEETSGLVKIYTSGSFLDEREVPAETRKAIAETFSDRERIVVESLPDFVQEDRVRDFVDVGLETDVAVGLETANDRVRHDCVNKYFDFADFEDAALEAKEAGAGVKAYLLMKPPFLAEGEAVQDMKDSIRACADVEGCHTVSMNPCNVQRYTMVDQLHFRGGYRPPWMWSICDVLESTADADAIVVSDPVGHGSDRGPHNCGECDDLVQEAIKDFDLRQDPSVFDEVSCECEHTWEEVVERETSYNLPLAE; translated from the coding sequence ATGAGTCAGCCGAGCCCCGAGGTGTACGAGTCGGGTCGGGGGATGGACGCCCACAACAAGGTGATGCGGGAGTTGCGGGGCGAGCGCGACGAGACGTACGACCCCCACGAGCCGACGCGCGTGTGGATAGACGAGGACAACACGCCGAGCGGCGTCTACCAGAGCCTCACTATCATTCTCAACACGGGCGGGTGTCGGTGGGCGCGCGCCGGCGGGTGTACGATGTGCGGGTACGTCGCCGAATCGGTGGAGGACGGGAGCGTCGAGCACGAGGCGCTGATGGATCAGATCCAGGTGTGTCTCGACCACGAGGCCGAGAACGCGGAGGAGACGTCCGGCCTCGTCAAGATCTACACGAGCGGGAGTTTCCTCGACGAGCGCGAGGTTCCCGCGGAGACGCGGAAGGCGATCGCGGAGACGTTCAGCGACCGGGAGCGCATCGTCGTCGAGAGCCTGCCGGACTTCGTGCAGGAAGACCGCGTGCGTGACTTCGTGGACGTGGGGTTGGAGACGGACGTGGCGGTCGGCCTCGAAACGGCGAACGACCGCGTGCGTCACGACTGCGTGAACAAGTACTTCGACTTCGCGGACTTCGAGGACGCCGCGCTCGAAGCGAAGGAGGCGGGCGCGGGCGTGAAAGCCTACCTGTTGATGAAGCCGCCGTTCCTCGCGGAGGGCGAGGCAGTGCAGGACATGAAGGACTCGATTCGGGCGTGCGCGGACGTGGAGGGCTGTCACACCGTCTCGATGAACCCGTGTAACGTCCAGCGGTACACGATGGTCGACCAACTGCACTTCCGCGGGGGGTACCGGCCGCCGTGGATGTGGAGTATCTGTGACGTGCTCGAATCGACGGCGGACGCGGACGCCATCGTCGTCAGTGACCCCGTCGGCCACGGCAGCGATAGGGGGCCGCACAACTGCGGGGAGTGCGACGACCTCGTGCAGGAAGCCATCAAGGACTTCGACCTCCGGCAGGACCCCTCCGTCTTCGATGAGGTGTCCTGCGAGTGCGAGCACACGTGGGAAGAAGTCGTGGAACGCGAGACGAGTTACAACCTCCCGCTCGCGGAGTAG
- a CDS encoding VanZ family protein, which yields MDKLLHVAAYAVLAWLLARESSLSVPVAVVVAVAFGLCVEGAQALVAWRTGSLLDAVANLAGALAGGAVAAVTKRLYAPDGYGE from the coding sequence GTGGATAAGCTCCTGCACGTGGCGGCGTATGCGGTGTTGGCGTGGCTGCTGGCGCGCGAGTCGTCGCTCTCGGTGCCAGTCGCGGTGGTGGTGGCGGTCGCGTTCGGGCTGTGCGTCGAGGGCGCGCAGGCGCTGGTGGCGTGGCGAACCGGGAGTCTGCTCGACGCAGTGGCGAACCTCGCGGGTGCGTTGGCGGGGGGTGCGGTCGCGGCGGTGACGAAGCGGCTTTACGCGCCGGACGGCTACGGCGAGTAA
- a CDS encoding DUF5813 family protein has translation MNVESEFEASERFERGDGVFEVVGSDWEASVVPGEDEYRVRVEVPTLDAVVEGEVGETVSEGWFETFSLRVEDVGGVTYAELTAEPVVVREGGRVTVEAEVEAREGSVADDALAVVNYVEGTWFEGIVPGYEYVAEVQEMREQAHQRAEDTPL, from the coding sequence ATGAACGTCGAGTCTGAGTTCGAGGCGAGTGAGCGGTTCGAGCGCGGGGATGGTGTGTTCGAGGTTGTGGGGTCTGATTGGGAGGCGTCGGTGGTGCCGGGCGAGGACGAGTATCGGGTGCGGGTGGAGGTGCCGACGTTGGATGCGGTGGTGGAGGGCGAGGTCGGGGAGACGGTGTCGGAGGGGTGGTTCGAGACGTTTTCGCTGCGTGTCGAGGACGTGGGTGGGGTGACGTACGCGGAGTTGACGGCGGAGCCGGTGGTGGTTCGCGAGGGCGGGCGGGTGACGGTTGAGGCGGAGGTGGAGGCGCGGGAGGGAAGTGTCGCGGACGACGCGCTGGCGGTGGTGAACTACGTGGAGGGGACGTGGTTCGAGGGGATCGTGCCGGGGTACGAGTACGTGGCGGAGGTGCAGGAGATGCGGGAGCAGGCGCACCAGCGGGCCGAGGACACGCCGCTGTAG
- a CDS encoding ferredoxin, which translates to MSDDEGFDPSSVGEADAPPVSEKPYKLIFEANKCIGAGKCANVSANWEMDLKSGMGKPVSYFFDESELDHNVEAAEVCPAKKDAGVIHVIDRRTNEEIAPDPHGDGTVSVDW; encoded by the coding sequence ATGAGCGACGACGAGGGGTTCGACCCGAGCAGCGTCGGGGAGGCGGACGCCCCGCCGGTGTCGGAGAAGCCCTATAAGCTGATTTTCGAGGCGAACAAGTGCATCGGCGCGGGGAAGTGCGCGAACGTCTCCGCGAACTGGGAGATGGACCTCAAGTCGGGGATGGGGAAACCCGTCTCGTACTTCTTCGACGAGTCCGAACTCGACCACAACGTCGAGGCCGCCGAGGTGTGTCCCGCGAAGAAGGACGCGGGCGTGATTCACGTCATCGACCGCCGGACGAACGAGGAAATCGCGCCCGACCCGCACGGCGACGGCACCGTCAGCGTCGACTGGTAG
- a CDS encoding peptidylprolyl isomerase, with the protein MTIDATLHTSEGDIEVELYDEKVPNTVENFVGLATGEKTWTDPETNERVEGEPYYEDVPFHRVIDDFMVQTGDRTGTGRGGPGYEFDDEFHEDLNHDDAGVLSMANSGPNTNGSQFFITLGAQPHLDGKHAVFGKVTDGMDVVEDIGSTPTDRSDEPMKDIVLESVEIHDE; encoded by the coding sequence ATGACCATCGACGCGACGCTGCACACGAGCGAGGGCGACATCGAAGTCGAACTCTACGACGAGAAAGTCCCGAACACCGTCGAGAATTTTGTTGGGTTGGCGACGGGCGAGAAAACGTGGACTGACCCCGAGACGAACGAGCGAGTCGAGGGCGAACCATACTACGAGGACGTGCCGTTCCACCGCGTCATCGACGACTTCATGGTTCAGACCGGCGACCGCACCGGCACCGGACGGGGCGGCCCCGGCTACGAGTTCGACGACGAGTTCCACGAGGACTTGAACCACGACGACGCCGGCGTCCTCTCGATGGCGAACTCCGGCCCGAACACGAACGGCAGCCAGTTCTTCATCACGCTCGGCGCCCAGCCCCACCTCGACGGCAAACACGCTGTCTTCGGGAAGGTGACGGACGGCATGGACGTGGTCGAGGACATCGGGAGCACGCCCACCGACCGCAGCGACGAACCGATGAAGGACATCGTCCTCGAATCCGTCGAGATTCACGACGAGTAA
- a CDS encoding NUDIX hydrolase encodes MDAPREPQELVLPERRLDRFREWATGGTATTAAARVRDPAGRVAFVRNRWSDGWVLPGGAVEPGETPAEAARREVREETGLDPVLGDALVVLDQTYVSAATGDTAFTAEYVVYDARADEEIPDAGTLGADADEIAAARWFDSVPAGFVDDALRRYIEP; translated from the coding sequence ATGGACGCGCCGCGCGAACCCCAGGAACTCGTCCTCCCGGAACGTCGCCTCGACCGGTTCCGCGAGTGGGCGACCGGGGGGACGGCGACGACCGCGGCGGCGCGCGTCCGCGACCCCGCAGGACGCGTCGCGTTCGTGCGGAACCGCTGGTCTGACGGCTGGGTGCTCCCCGGCGGCGCGGTCGAACCCGGCGAAACCCCGGCGGAGGCGGCGCGCCGCGAAGTCCGCGAGGAGACCGGACTCGACCCGGTTCTCGGGGACGCGCTCGTCGTGCTCGACCAGACGTACGTGTCGGCGGCGACGGGCGACACGGCGTTCACGGCCGAGTACGTCGTCTACGACGCGCGCGCCGACGAGGAGATACCGGACGCGGGCACACTCGGCGCGGACGCGGACGAGATCGCGGCCGCTCGGTGGTTCGACAGTGTTCCCGCGGGATTCGTGGACGACGCGCTCCGCCGCTACATTGAACCGTGA
- a CDS encoding anthranilate phosphoribosyltransferase, which translates to MSESFGEWPLKRLMTEVVGSGHKSAEDMTREQATEAFERILADEPDPTTLGAFWLANRWKRNSAEELGAYTDVMRRESVEVAEPDVDPVDCGANYDGKLRTALLGVGAGVVAAAAGTPVVAHSGDRVPTQKGTAYKHVLDELGVETDLTPEESAEMTDATGFGFYYQPNFNPGVDAIEERRDQMGVRTFVNTVETLANPANASVHLGSFYHLAFAKKVVNTFAESEESSVGRVIMFQGMEGYDDIRPGSTTVAEWDGDELTDFTIETDEYGMDFSNETLQVEDVTGDSATITEEVLAGERDGDFADAIALNAAFRMYARRDVDTLQDGLETARDTIASGQAAETLHDLRAF; encoded by the coding sequence ATGAGCGAGAGTTTCGGCGAGTGGCCGTTGAAGCGTCTGATGACCGAGGTCGTCGGCTCCGGGCACAAGTCAGCGGAGGACATGACGCGCGAGCAGGCGACCGAGGCGTTCGAGCGTATCCTCGCGGACGAACCCGATCCCACCACGCTCGGCGCGTTCTGGCTCGCGAACCGCTGGAAGCGCAACAGCGCGGAGGAACTCGGCGCGTACACGGACGTGATGCGTCGGGAGTCAGTCGAGGTCGCGGAACCCGACGTCGACCCCGTGGACTGCGGCGCGAACTACGACGGGAAACTCCGCACCGCCCTCCTGGGGGTGGGCGCGGGCGTCGTCGCCGCCGCCGCGGGAACCCCGGTCGTCGCGCACTCGGGCGACCGCGTCCCCACACAGAAGGGTACCGCGTACAAGCACGTGCTCGACGAGCTCGGCGTCGAGACCGACCTCACGCCGGAGGAGTCCGCGGAGATGACTGACGCGACCGGGTTCGGGTTCTACTATCAGCCGAACTTCAATCCGGGCGTCGACGCCATCGAGGAGCGCCGCGACCAGATGGGCGTCCGGACGTTCGTGAACACGGTGGAGACGCTCGCGAACCCCGCGAACGCGAGCGTCCACCTGGGGAGTTTCTACCACCTCGCGTTCGCGAAGAAGGTCGTGAACACGTTCGCGGAGAGCGAGGAGAGTTCGGTGGGGCGCGTCATCATGTTCCAGGGGATGGAGGGCTACGACGACATCCGCCCCGGCTCCACCACCGTCGCCGAGTGGGACGGCGACGAACTGACGGACTTCACCATCGAGACCGACGAGTACGGCATGGACTTCTCGAACGAGACGCTCCAGGTCGAGGACGTGACCGGCGACTCCGCCACCATCACCGAGGAGGTTCTCGCGGGCGAGCGCGACGGCGACTTCGCGGACGCCATCGCGCTCAACGCCGCGTTCCGCATGTACGCCCGCCGCGACGTCGACACGCTCCAGGACGGCCTGGAAACCGCCCGCGACACCATCGCGAGCGGGCAGGCCGCGGAGACCCTCCACGACCTCCGCGCATTCTAA